In a single window of the Tribolium castaneum strain GA2 chromosome 8, icTriCast1.1, whole genome shotgun sequence genome:
- the LOC100142475 gene encoding zinc finger protein 277, which produces MATNDETENDNKMFGPLVFKPSGPPETETEATCLLCDNTFNITLRFDIFVRHLFEVHYLVIEEVQNIANLPQYCQYWRDKFKETPIEEIIPSIKIDSSNQTYFLLSTLLKEDKLLRHKLHLEHVLRVQEFERVDGGYQRPCLFCKLHFEGTRTDFIRHLESQHNLQLGNPQNLVFVEELLEKIDEHLAKLTCIFCQRVFPERSVLKEHMRKKLHKRINPRNADYDKYFIANYLEPDKLGKKAQERDVMLQQDDSNNDEEYDDWYEKDDFITCLFCEKRDTNINTLCLHMEADHDFDFAELTQNFDFYQKVKLVNYVRRQVHNHKCFYCDLSCKSAKNLQEHLFEAQHCKIPDLKIFDQPEFYFPTYENDALLYLIDDVED; this is translated from the exons ATGGCAACCAACGACGAGACAG aaaatgacaataaaatgtttggcCCCCTTGTGTTCAAGCCGTCGGGCCCCCCGGAGACCGAAACCGAAGCAACTTGTCTCCTGTGCGATAACACGTTTAACATAACTTTACGTTTCGATATTTTCGTACGCCATTTATTCGAAGTGCACTATTTGGTGATTGAAGAAGTGcaaaatattgcaaatttGCCACA ataTTGTCAGTACTGGCGGGACAAATTCAAGGAAACCCCAATCGAGGAAATAATACCATCTATAAAAATCGATTCCTCCAATCAAACCTACTTCCTGTTATCAACCCTACTGAAAGAAGACAAACTTTTGCGCCACAAACTCCACCTCGAGCACGTTTTGCGCGTGCAAGAGTTCGAGCGCGTGGATGGGGGCTATCAAAGACCTTGTCTTTTCTGTAAATTGCACTTCGAAGGCACACGAACCGATTTCATCCGCCACTTAGAATCGCAACACAATCTCCAACTGGGGAATCCCCAAAACTTGGTTTTCGTCGAAGAACTGTTGGAAAAAATCGACGAGCATTTGGCGAAACTGACTTGCATTTTCTGCCAGCGGGTTTTCCCCGAACGTAGCGTCCTGAAGGAGCACATGCGCAAAAAACTCCACAAACGGATTAACCCGCGCAACGCCGACTATGATAAATACTTCATCGCGAATTATCTGGAGCCTGACAAGTTGGGGAAAAAGGCGCAAGAACGTGACGTCATGTTGCAGCAAGATGATTCGAACAATGATGAGGAGTATGACGATTGGTACGAAAAGGACGATTTTATTACGTGTCTCTTCTGCGAGAAACGGGACACGAATATCAACACTTTGTGCCTCCATATGGAGGCAGATCACGATTTTGATTTTGCGGAATTGACGCAAAATTTCGATTTCTACCAAAAGGTTAAGTTAGTGAACTATGTGAGGCGGCAAGTGCACAACCACAAGTGTTTTTATTGCGATTTGAGCTGCAAAAGtgcgaaaaatttgcaagAGCATTTATTTGAAGCCCAACATTGCAAAATCCccgatttgaaaattttcgatCAACCTGA ATTTTACTTCCCCACGTACGAGAATGACGCCCTTCTCTATTTAATTGATGATGTTGaagattaa